One region of Dysidea avara chromosome 1, odDysAvar1.4, whole genome shotgun sequence genomic DNA includes:
- the LOC136237288 gene encoding keratin-associated protein 16-1-like, whose amino-acid sequence MNSVILVLAVLVSSSLADSRSSCPIRGQVFQACKTCPATCTNPGLLCTLQCQPGCGCPPGKLIDVTNNRCVRPKQCPIDCSLVKCALPECATGVGTGTIPGQCCPSCVCRVGNRALFPGDTYPLDCNTCTCTKNGLVACTKKACLPDPCASVTCPTGSQCEVFGPTGEAFCNPSCDLDNGGCPTGQTCSLQQVQCVRAQCPPVVQCSSKCPIEGQVFTTCGTACPPTCNDPGPVICTLQCVVGCQCPTGTVLDEKKRKCVKPDQCATNPCAAVQCLKGSNCEVFEPTGEPFCTPSCSLDNGGCPDGQICTIQDVVCVRAPCLPAIKCTDPCESVTCLTGSQCEVYKPSGETFCNPSCDLDNGGCSSDQICSLQVVQCPRAPCPPVVQCAHPFKG is encoded by the exons ATGAACAGTGTGATATTAGTACTAGCTGTGCTTGTTTCAAGCAGTTTAGCAGACTCCA GATCATCATGTCCAATAAGGGGTCAAGTGTTCCAGGCATGTAAGACCTGTCCAGCTACCTGTACTAATCCTGGTCTGTTGTGTACTCTACAATGTCAACCAGGGTGTGGTTGTCCTCCTGGAAAACTCATTGATGTTACTAATAATAGATGTGTACGGCCCAAGCAGTGTCCTATTGATTGCTCT CTGGTGAAGTGTGCTCTACCAGAGTGTGCTACTGGAGTAGGTACTGGAACAATTCCTGGTCAATGTTGTCCTTCATGTG TGTGTAGAGTTGGTAACAGGGCATTGTTTCCGGGAGACACATATCCACTAGATTGTAACACATg TACATGTACCAAAAATGGTTTAGTAGCTTGTACTAAGAAAGCTTGTCTACCAG ATCCTTGTGCATCAGTGACCTGTCCTACAGGATCACAATGTGAAGTGTTTGGACCAACTGGTGAAGCATTTTGTAATCCATCATGTGATCTTGATAATGGAGGATGTCCAACTGGTCAGACCTGTTCACTACAACAGGTTCAGTGTGTTAGAGCTCAATGTCCACCTGTGGTCCAGTGTAGTTCTA AGTGTCCTATAGAGGGTCAGGTGTTCACAACATGTGGCACAGCATGTCCCCCAACATGTAATGATCCAGGACCAGTGATATGTACACTACAATGTGTGGTTGGTTGTCAGTGTCCAACTGGTACTGTGCTAGATGAGAAGAAAAGGAAATGTGTCAAGCCAGATCAATGTG CTACAAATCCTTGTGCTGCTGTTCAGTGTTTGAAAGGATCAAATTGTGAAGTATTTGAACCGACTGGGGAGCCATTTTGTACCCCATCATGTAGTCTTGATAATGGAGGATGTCCTGATGGTCAGatatgtacaatacaagatGTTGTGTGTGTCAGAGCTCCATGTCTTCCAGCAATCAAGTGCA CTGATCCTTGTGAGTCAGTGACCTGTCTTACAGGATCACAATGTGAGGTATACAAACCATCTGGTGAAACATTTTGTAATCCATCTTGTGATCTTGATAATGGAGGATGTTCAAGTGATCAGATCTGTTCACTACAAGTAGTTCAGTGTCCTAGAGCTCCATGTCCTCCAGTAGTACAGTGTGCCCATCCATTCAAAGGATGA